The Punica granatum isolate Tunisia-2019 chromosome 4, ASM765513v2, whole genome shotgun sequence genome has a window encoding:
- the LOC116202446 gene encoding NAC domain-containing protein 22-like, producing the protein MALQFGLPGFRFHPTEEELLDFYLKNTVSDKMLSFDVIGVLNIYHHDPWKLPGLAKINGEREWYFFVPRDKKHGSLGRPNRTTENGFWKATGSDRKIMKSSDHKQLIGLRKTLVFYTGRAPRGSKTDWVMNEYRLPDNSPLPKDMVLCKIYRKATSMKVLEQRAAMEEAAKNVQGSPSSYSPPPSPIDRVSFTSHHGELTWPKTEHPLKEEAQEMILSPMAEQSEESKNDQLKKLKMTPSLKLPWGSDDLMELQLPKCTADWTQDSFWTQFNSPWLQNLTASAYLLNL; encoded by the exons ATGGCTCTACAATTTGGCCTCCCAGGATTCCGGTTCCACCCGACCGAGGAGGAGCTCCTCGATTTCTACCTCAAGAACACGGTCTCCGACAAGATGCTAAGCTTCGACGTGATCGGTGTCCTTAACATCTACCATCACGATCCCTGGAAACTTCCTG GACTGGCTAAGATTAACGGGGAGAGGGAGTGGTACTTCTTCGTCCCGAGAGACAAGAAGCATGGCAGCCTGGGCCGGCCGAACCGGACGACTGAAAATGGGTTCTGGAAAGCCACCGGGTCGGACAGGAAGATCATGAAGTCATCGGACCACAAGCAGTTGATCGGGCTGAGGAAGACCCTGGTTTTCTACACAGGGAGAGCGCCTCGGGGCAGCAAGACCGACTGGGTCATGAACGAGTACCGCCTCCCCGATAACTCCCCCTTGCCTAAG GACATGGTGCTCTGCAAGATATATAGGAAGGCAACTTCCATGAAAGTGCTGGAGCAAAGGGCTGCTATGGAAGAAGCAGCCAAGAACGTCCAAGGCTCTCCAAGTTCCTATTCGCCGCCACCGTCTCCAATCGACAGAGTCTCCTTCACCAGCCACCATGGAGAACTGACTTGGCCGAAAACTGAACACCCACTAAAAGAGGAAGCACAGGAAATGATCCTGTCCCCGATGGCAGAGCAATCTGAGGAAAGCAAAAATGATCAGTTAAAGAAGTTGAAAATGACCCCTTCTCTTAAACTTCCATGGGGGAGTGATGATTTGATGGAGCTTCAGCTGCCCAAGTGCACCGCGGACTGGACACAGGACAGCTTCTGGACTCAGTTCAACAGCCCGTGGCTTCAAAACCTGACTGCCTCGGCTTATCTCTTGAACCTATAA